The proteins below are encoded in one region of Stenotrophomonas bentonitica:
- a CDS encoding hybrid sensor histidine kinase/response regulator, producing the protein MPGPSLEIHLVVPTRWLLLLGLLLLWPQLAVAQPIPPTPRQLTVFDGLPSNTVYRMAEDGYGYLWLATNDGLARFDGRNYRVWRAEDGLRDNQIWSVHVDARNQLWIGTENAGLAMMSADRRELRFFDRRSNPVIGSNTIWSLASTGDGALWFGTYEGGLHRLDRDGVITRFMPEPGNKRSLPAASVTHMATTRDGSLWVGTKAGLARWTGRDFERVPMSKLPTAFINGLTAELDGSLWISTVAGTVVRRPDGSFEPAPWKVDAGDQVLGMMLRDEQGGYWLDTQSGLGRVYQGRFQQVPLYSAVARGQVRPNWTGGYEDREGGIWLASSNSGLWHLLPRWWQFSVLSRLEDDPASLRNGYVLGMAPSANGGVWTVGTHGALDRFDAVSGSVEQHRTWVNGSKWLQSVLEDRRGQVWIGSDEALLRYDPRSGALQRWGHDAQTDPALDGTVETLALCDGDRIWSSASGGLQQRDPDGRVLQQVLAGTHGLAAGQMVQDLLCGPQDHLWLGTSQGLLQWVPARARFEPLPGGTGAGIHALARANDGSIWVSEEGQLVRYGWRGERLERDALVGAEEGYPKLSATGLVVDAQDIVWAASARGLIRVDAAQGSVRQYGVRDGLPSQEFRRGTLVRTASGRIAGGTPAGVVLFDPDQVRPATRRAPLVIERVEVRRGDQMLDLTHLEPLEIADADRDLRIVARLLSFADSSSNSYRYRLAGYDPDWVEVGPGGERVFSRLPPGRYRLEVQARSADLVWSRVQVLEFRVQPPWWRSVSGLLVMTSIALLLMSLFAWLYRRRVQRRHAYQLALHKQELAEQASAAKTRFLANLGHEVRTPMTGVLGMSELLLGSPLSPQQRSYTESIRHAGEHLLHLVNDALDLARIESGRLQLQNQPFALQGVIDDVCTLMAALAEQKGLRFVVDNDLPAGLGSVGDAVRLRQILLNLLGNAVKFTSQGEVRLKARALAPDRGLYFEVSDTGPGISSDQQQRLFRRFEQADGARTAAQYGGSGLGLAICRELALAMQGQIGVESQLGVGTRFSVTLPLPLQLADATAGGAGAADGQPLPPLRLLLVEDDGTVADVIVGLLGARGHQVVHAGHALAALREVSDTTFDVILLDLDLPGLGGMELAGHLRNQGYAMPLLAVTARTDPGIEEQVREAGFQGFLRKPVTGDLLEQAIARVLSVR; encoded by the coding sequence AGTTGTGGATCGGTACCGAGAACGCGGGCCTGGCGATGATGTCCGCCGACCGCCGCGAACTGCGCTTCTTCGACCGCCGCAGCAACCCGGTGATCGGCAGCAACACGATCTGGAGCCTGGCCTCCACCGGCGATGGCGCGCTGTGGTTCGGCACTTACGAAGGCGGCCTGCATCGACTCGACCGCGATGGTGTCATCACCCGCTTCATGCCCGAGCCCGGCAACAAGCGCAGCCTGCCGGCCGCGTCGGTGACGCACATGGCCACCACCCGCGATGGCAGCCTGTGGGTGGGTACCAAGGCCGGGCTGGCACGCTGGACCGGGCGCGACTTCGAGCGCGTTCCGATGTCGAAGCTGCCGACCGCCTTCATCAACGGGCTGACCGCCGAACTGGACGGCAGCCTGTGGATCAGCACCGTTGCGGGCACCGTGGTGCGCCGCCCCGATGGCAGCTTCGAGCCGGCGCCCTGGAAGGTGGATGCCGGCGACCAGGTGCTGGGCATGATGCTGCGCGACGAACAGGGCGGGTACTGGCTCGACACGCAGTCCGGGCTCGGTCGCGTCTACCAGGGCCGGTTCCAGCAGGTGCCGCTGTACAGCGCGGTGGCGCGCGGCCAGGTGCGGCCCAACTGGACCGGCGGTTACGAAGACCGCGAAGGCGGCATCTGGCTGGCCAGCAGCAACAGCGGGCTGTGGCACCTGCTGCCGCGCTGGTGGCAGTTCTCGGTGTTGTCGCGGTTGGAGGACGATCCCGCCTCGCTGCGCAATGGCTATGTGCTGGGCATGGCGCCCTCGGCCAACGGGGGCGTGTGGACCGTCGGCACGCATGGCGCCCTGGACCGTTTCGACGCGGTGTCCGGCAGCGTCGAGCAGCATCGCACCTGGGTCAACGGCAGCAAGTGGCTGCAGTCGGTGCTGGAGGATCGGCGCGGCCAGGTCTGGATCGGCTCGGACGAGGCGCTGCTGCGCTATGACCCGCGCAGCGGCGCGTTGCAGCGCTGGGGCCATGACGCGCAGACCGATCCAGCGCTGGACGGCACGGTGGAAACGCTGGCGTTGTGCGATGGCGACCGGATCTGGAGTTCCGCGTCGGGTGGACTGCAGCAGCGCGATCCCGACGGCCGGGTCCTGCAGCAGGTGCTGGCCGGTACGCACGGCCTGGCGGCGGGCCAGATGGTCCAGGACCTGCTGTGCGGGCCGCAGGACCACCTGTGGCTGGGGACCAGCCAGGGCCTGCTGCAGTGGGTGCCCGCGCGTGCGCGTTTCGAACCGTTGCCCGGCGGCACGGGCGCCGGTATCCATGCCCTGGCCCGCGCCAACGACGGCAGCATCTGGGTTTCGGAAGAGGGACAACTGGTCCGCTATGGCTGGCGCGGCGAGCGGCTGGAGCGCGACGCGCTGGTCGGTGCGGAGGAGGGATACCCGAAGCTGTCGGCGACCGGTCTGGTGGTCGACGCGCAGGACATCGTCTGGGCGGCCAGCGCACGCGGCCTGATCCGCGTCGATGCCGCGCAGGGCAGCGTGCGCCAGTACGGCGTGCGCGATGGCCTGCCCAGCCAGGAATTCCGTCGCGGCACCCTGGTGCGAACCGCCAGCGGCCGCATCGCCGGCGGTACCCCTGCCGGCGTGGTGCTGTTCGACCCGGACCAGGTACGGCCGGCGACCCGGCGCGCGCCGCTGGTGATCGAACGGGTTGAAGTGCGGCGCGGCGACCAGATGCTCGATCTGACCCACCTGGAACCGCTGGAAATCGCCGACGCCGACCGCGACCTGCGGATCGTGGCGCGACTGCTGTCGTTCGCCGATTCGTCGTCCAACAGCTACCGCTACCGCCTGGCCGGCTATGACCCGGACTGGGTGGAAGTCGGTCCGGGCGGCGAACGCGTGTTTTCGCGGTTGCCGCCAGGGCGCTACCGTCTGGAAGTGCAGGCACGTTCGGCCGACCTCGTCTGGTCGCGGGTGCAGGTGCTGGAGTTCCGCGTGCAGCCGCCGTGGTGGCGCAGCGTGTCCGGCCTGCTGGTGATGACCTCGATCGCGCTGCTGCTGATGAGCCTGTTCGCGTGGTTGTACCGGCGCCGCGTGCAGCGCCGCCACGCCTACCAGCTGGCCCTGCACAAGCAGGAACTGGCCGAGCAGGCCTCGGCCGCCAAGACCCGGTTCCTGGCCAACCTGGGCCACGAAGTGCGCACGCCGATGACCGGGGTGCTGGGCATGAGCGAGCTCCTGCTCGGCTCACCCCTGAGCCCGCAACAGCGCAGCTACACCGAGTCGATCCGCCACGCCGGCGAACACCTGCTGCATCTGGTCAACGACGCGCTGGACCTGGCGCGCATCGAGTCGGGCCGACTGCAGCTGCAGAACCAGCCGTTCGCGCTGCAGGGCGTGATCGACGATGTATGCACGCTGATGGCGGCACTGGCCGAACAGAAGGGCCTGCGGTTCGTGGTCGACAACGACCTGCCGGCCGGGCTGGGCAGCGTGGGCGACGCGGTGCGGCTGCGCCAGATCCTGCTCAACCTGCTCGGCAACGCGGTCAAGTTCACCAGCCAGGGCGAGGTGCGGCTCAAGGCGCGCGCGCTGGCGCCGGATCGAGGCCTGTATTTCGAGGTCTCCGACACCGGCCCGGGCATCAGCAGCGACCAGCAGCAGCGCCTGTTCCGCCGGTTCGAACAGGCCGATGGCGCGCGCACTGCAGCGCAGTACGGCGGCAGCGGGCTGGGGCTGGCGATCTGCCGCGAACTGGCGCTGGCGATGCAGGGCCAGATCGGGGTGGAAAGCCAGCTCGGGGTGGGCACGCGCTTCAGCGTGACCCTGCCGTTGCCGCTGCAGCTGGCCGACGCCACGGCCGGCGGTGCAGGGGCGGCCGACGGCCAGCCGTTGCCGCCGTTGCGGCTGCTGCTGGTGGAGGACGACGGCACCGTGGCCGATGTGATCGTCGGCCTGCTCGGCGCGCGCGGGCACCAGGTGGTGCATGCCGGGCATGCGTTGGCGGCCCTGCGCGAAGTCAGCGACACCACGTTCGACGTGATCCTGCTCGACCTGGACCTGCCGGGGCTGGGCGGCATGGAACTGGCCGGGCACCTGCGCAACCAGGGCTATGCGATGCCATTGCTGGCGGTGACCGCGCGGACCGACCCGGGCATCGAGGAACAGGTACGCGAGGCAGGATTCCAGGGCTTCCTGCGCAAGCCGGTGACCGGCGACCTGCTCGAGCAGGCGATCGCGCGGGTGCTGTCGGTCCGCTGA